Proteins encoded within one genomic window of Clupea harengus chromosome 10, Ch_v2.0.2, whole genome shotgun sequence:
- the osbpl9 gene encoding oxysterol-binding protein-related protein 9 isoform X7: protein MVESIKHCIVLLQIAKDRSNDQQHANGLIASLQSTINPVDGIYQPDPLDSAVVNTMPTQTTLPTDGCKSEQRPSSLAVGPVATVMGSLQTPTPNSTGSVPSGPSSSVASPTHMNLPTHSVPDFSYSSSEGEDEFYDADEFYQTSTSPKHCIEASAVMPSGDGLKRPDTNESLNSSMSNGTTDADQFDSHDERDDDGEGESVEEHKSVIMHLLSQVRLGMDLTKVVLPTFILERRSLLEMYADFFAHPDLFVSIAEQVDPRDRMVYVVKWYLSAFHAGRKGSVAKKPYNPILGEVFFCHWDLPSETTDPAASVSPSVSFQEPVSEGPVPGCGSNSVQFVAEQVSHHPPISAFYAECLSKKIQFNAHIWTKSKFLGMSIGVHNIGQGCVSCLEHDEHYILTFPNGYGRSILTVPWVELGGECNISCSKSGYSATIMFHTKPFYGGKKHRITAEIFPPNDKKSFCSIEGEWNGVMYAKWASGENSIFIDTKRLGLIKKKVRKLEDQLDYESRCLWRDVTLNLKLRDIDAATEAKHRLEEKQRAEARERKENEMQWETRLFHEDGECWVYDEPLLKRMASRH from the exons gCTTCCTTACAGAGCACCATCAACCCAGTGGATGGGATTTACCAGCCCGACCCTCTCGACTCAGCCGTTGTCAACACCATGCCAACACAGACCACCCTCCCCACAG atggATGTAAATCGGAGCAGAGGCCATCCTCTCTGGCAGTGGGTCCCGTAGCCACGGTGATGGGCAGCCTTCAGACGCCCACCCCCAACAGCACGG GGAGCGTCCCCTCAGGGCCCAGCAGCAGCGTGGCGTCGCCGACCCATATGAACCTGCCCACTCACAGCGTGCCCGACTTCTCCTACTCCAGCAGCGAGGGCGAGGACGAGTTCTACGACGCCGACGAGTTCTACCAGACCAGCACCTCCCCCAAGCACTGCATTGA GGCGTCTGCCGTCATGCCCAGTGGAGATGGTCTGAAGCGGCCAGACACCAACGAGTCCCTCAACTCCTCCATGTCCAATGGCACTACAGACGCag ACCAGTTTGACAGCCATGACGAGCGTGACGATGACGGCGAGGGCGAGTCCGTGGAAGAGCACAAGAGCGTCATCATGCACCTCCTCTCACAAGTACGCCTGGGCATGGACCTCACCAAG GTGGTGCTGCCCACGTTCATCCTGGAGAGGAGGTCGCTGCTGGAGATGTACGCCGACTTCTTTGCTCATCCTGATCTGTTTGTCAG cATTGCAGAGCAAGTAGACCCCAGGGACCGCATGGTGTATGTGGTGAAGTGGTACCTGTCGGCGTTCCACGCCGGCCGCAAGGGATCCGTGGCCAAGAAGCCCTACAACCCCATCCTGGGAGAAGTGTTCTTCTGCCACTGGGACCTGCCCTCTGAAACGACTGACCCTGCTGCTTCAGTAAGT CCCTCCGTCTCCTTCCAGGAACCTGTGTCTGAGGGTCCAGTGCCGGGGTGTGGTAGTAACAGCGTGCAATTTGTGGCAGAGCAGGTCTCTCACCATCCCCCCA TATCTGCGTTCTACGCAGAGTGCCTCAGCAAGAAAATCCAGTTCAACGCCCACATCTGGACCAAATCCAAGTTCCTGGGGATGTCCATTGGGGTCCACAACATCGGCCAAG gctgtgtgtcctgtctggAGCATGATGAACACTACATCCTCACCTTCCCTAACGGATATGGCAG GTCTATCCTGACCGTGCCATGGGTGGAGCTGGGCGGGGAGTGCAACATCTCCTGCTCAAAGTCGGGCTACAGCGCCACCATCATGTTCCACACCAAGCCCTTCTACGGCGGAAAGAAGCACCGCATTACAGCAGAGATTTT ccCCCCTAATGACAAGAAATCCTTCTGCTCCATCGAGGGGGAGTGGAATGGGGTGATGTACGCAAAATGGGCTTCAGGG GAGAACTCTATATTCATCGACACAAAGAGATTGGGCCTTATTAAGAAGAAGGTGAGGAAGTTGGAGGACCAGCTGGACTATGAGTCTCGATG CCTGTGGAGAGATGTGACCTTGAATCTGAAGCTCAGGGACATCGACGCGGCAACAGAAGCCAAGCATCGGCTTGAGGAGAAGCAGCGGgcagaggccagagagaggaaagagaatgaAATGCAATGGGAGACAAGG CTGTTTCATGAGGACGGCGAGTGCTGGGTATATGACGAGCCCCTTCTGAAGAGGATGGCGTCACGGCATTGA